Below is a genomic region from Verrucomicrobiota bacterium JB022.
GATGCTCGCGGAAATGCGGCAGGATCGCCCGCATTACGTTCATCGCGCCGAAGACATTCACCGCAAACTGCTCGGCGATCTTCTCCGGCAGCGTGGCCTCAAACAAACCGAACAGCCCGAAACCTGCGTTGTTCACCACCGCATCGATGCGGCCAAAGCGTTCGATCCCGGCTGCAATGGCGGCCTCAATCGAGGCTGCATCTTCCACATCGAGTCGCACAACCATCACGTTGGGCCACTCCGAAAAGTCCGCCGCATCCGCCGGGCGGCGCATGGTGGCGATGACGTTCCAGCCCTGGCGGGCAAAGTGGAGGGCGGTGGTTTGGCCGAGGCCCGACGAGCAGCCGGTAATGAGTATGGTCTGGTTCATTGCAGCGATTCTACGCCACCTGCCCCGCCCATACACTCGCCACTTACGCCAATCGACTTGCGCAATACGCCAGACTACCGAGCCACCAGCGCGCCCATGCACTCTTGAAAGCGGTCGCTCCAGAGGCGGGGCTGGTGCGTTTCGGGGGCCACCTTGCAGTTGAGGCGGTGGCCCTGGGCGTAGACCGCGTGGCCGTCTTCGCTGCGCAGGCGGAAGCCGACCTTCCACTTGGCCGCCCGCAGTTGCAGGCACCAGAGGTCGACCAGCACGTGGCCGGGCTTTGCGACGCTGCCGAGGAAGTCGATCTCTACCCGGCGGGCGACGAGGTACATATCGGGGAAGTTCTCCCAATCGAAGCGTGGGGCCTCCAGCACGTGCTCGACCCACGCCTGTTGGGCGCGCTCGACCAGCACCAGGTATTGCGGGTGGTGCAGGATCATCTGCGCGTCGAACTGGTCGTAAAAGACTTCGGCCTGGAAGGTGAAGGCCGGGGCGTGCTCCGGTAGCATGGCGCGACTGCAACGGCCCGGCGCGCTTTTGGCAAGGGCGGAACGGGCGAGCGGGCGCTGCGACAATCGAATTGTCGCACGCGCCGGTAGGGCTTTTACTGCGCGCATGAAGCGAGACGCAGATGGCCGGATCCTCCTCGGGCGTTGGGATTACGCGATGCAGACCTTGATCGTGCTCAACCTGATCGCGTTTGCCTTCGAGACGCAGCCCAACCTACCGGAGCCGTGGCCTGTGATCTTCGACAACTTCGAACTCGTCACGGTGATCCTCTTCACGGGCGAATATCTGTTCCGCCTGTTGATGGCGCGCCCGCGCTCGGCCTACGCGTTTTCGTTCTTCGGCATCATCGATTTGCTGGCCATCGTGCCCTACTTTTTCGCCCTCGGGATCGACCTGCGGACGCTGCGGGCCTTTCGCATGCTGCGCCTCTTCAGCCTCGTCAAGCTGGCGCGCTACGACCGGGCGATCCGGCGCTACCATCAGGCGTTCAAGATGATCCGCGAAGAGCTGGTGCTGTTCGGGACGGCCGCCCTCATCGTGCTCTACCTGTCGTCGGTCGGGATCTACTTTTGCGAACACAAGGCCCAACCGGAGAAGTTTGCCTCGGTCTTCGATTCGCTCTGGTGGGCCATCTGCACGCTGACGACCGTTGGCTATGGCGATGTCTACCCCATCACGGCGGGCGGTCGGGTCTTCACCTTCTTCGTGCTGATGGTCGGCCTCGGCTTCATCACGATCCCGACCGGACTTTTTGCGTCTGCCTTGGCGAAAGCCCGCGATATCGGGTAGATTAACGCGAACTCTCTCTCCCCCATGAAAACGCTCCTCAGTCTCCTCCTGTTTTTGTTTGCTGCCGTCGTGCTGCAGGCCGAAGACACCGCCGCAATGTGGCAGATCGACGGCGTGGTGCGCCAAAAGCGCGCGGATGGCTCGGTCGCCCATGCCAAGATCGAGGTCAAGATGCCCGAAGGCGGCACTTCCCCCGATGGTCAATGGATCACCGTCGCCGAGACGAAGACCGACGCCGAGGGCAAGTTTCACTTTGAAAGCCCGCCCTCGCAGTATTTCCAAGTCTTCATCCGCAAAGGCGACCGTAAGGAGAGCCACTACATTGAGGGTTACCTGCCGGACAGCGTGATCACGATCTTCGCGAGTCGTTTCACCGAGTAGCCATCGCCAGTCGCGTGAGCAGGCTTTGCAGGTGCGGAGCCCAGTAGCAACCGGCAGCGGTGAGGCGCACGGGCTCTTCGGTGCTTGGCCACGACTCGATCAGGCCTGCTTCGCGCCAGTTTTCGAGCAAGGCGGCCTTCCACGGCAGCGTGCTTTCGGGCCAGCTGCTGATCGGAGGCAGGGTCCGATCCTCCACCGCGCCCGCCAGCCGAGCGGGGAAGCTGCGTTGGGAATTCTCCGAGGTCTGCCGATAGCGGGCCGGGATCTGACCGTTTTCGAGCGCCTGACGGTAGCCGTCGAGGGCTGGATCGCGTGCAATCGAGAGCCGCCCGAGTCGCCCGCCCGCGCCGGAGCCGAAGGGTAGCAAGTCGGCATCGACTTTCGCCAGCCGGTTGTAGAGCGAGCGTTCGCGCGGCGTGCGGCGCCAGTGCTGGAGCGTAAAGTGTTCGAAGCCCTGCGCGGCCAGCGCGGCACAGGCGGCGGCGTAGGCCCGACCGCGCTCGGTCTGCACGGGCGCAGCCGGGAGTCGCCCCGTCTCCAGCATCTTGGCCAGCGGGCTGCCGGGGAACTGCTTCAGCTCGTAGAGATCGAGACCGTCGATCGTCGTTTCTTCGGCCAGGAAGCGGATGTCTTCCTCCAGCATCGCGATGGTCTGCCCCGGCAGGCCGAAGATCAGGTCGACAATCACCAGTGCGCCCGTGGCGGAAAGGTCGGCGATGACGCGGCGAATCTCGTCGCGCCCGGCGAGTCGACCCAAGCGGCGGCGCAGGCGCTCGTCGCTGCTTTGCAGGCCGAGGGAAAAGCGGTTGGCGCCCGCCCCTACCCACGCGGCAGCCTTCTCGGGCGTAAAGTCGCGAAAGCGGCCCTCGACCGTGATCTCGGTGCGCGCGTCGATCCCGTGCCGCGCCTTGAGGTCGGCCATCACCGCCGCGAGGTCGTTGCCTTCGAGGTCGCTCGGCGTGCCGCCGCCAAAATAGACGGCATCCACCCGCCGCCGGGGCAGGTCTTCGCCCAACGCCTGGGCCGTCAGGGCAATGTCTTGCCGTAGCAGGCGTGCGTAATCGGCGCTGAAGCCGTCATAGCACTGGTAGCGGTAAAACGGGCAGAAGGCGCAGCGGTGTCGGCAAAACGGCACGTGCAGGTAGAGGCACAAGGGGGCAGCCTGGCGCTCCTCAAACAGCTGCGGTGCCCAGTCGGCAAAAGGCAGCTCCACCGCCTCGGTGGGTTGCACCGAGCGACCGTGCCCGTGCGGCGGGTGCGCACTGGCGGCAAGGTCGAAGGCGGCGGTAAAGGGATCGACACCCACCCGGGCGAAGGCGGTCTCCACCATGGCGGAGGCCGTCGGAACATGCTGACGCTGGGACATAAGGAAACATTCCTTTTTGAAAAGGTTTTCTTATGAAGCAATCAGTCGAGCATTAGGCTACCTTTCCAAAACCAAGGAATGCCAGCCTAAAACGCGAATTGGTCTCAAAAACTCAAACGCTGCGCTGGCGCACGGCCTCGAAGATGACCAGCGCCGCCGCCACCGAGACGTTCAGGCTGTCCGTGACCCCGCGCATGGGCAGCTTGGCCGTCAGAGTCTGGCCGTCGAGCCAGTCTTCGGAGAGGCCGATGTCTTCCGCACCCAACACGAGCGCGATGGGCTGACGCAGGTCCTGCTCCCAGATCGTCTTCTCCGCCCGCGGCGTCGTCGCAACCGGCACGATCCCGGCCTCGCGCAGCAGCGGGCGCAGGTCGCGCGTCTCCGCCAGGTAGCACGGCAACGAGAAGATCGCCCCTTGGGAGGCACGGATCGCATTGGGGTTGAAGAGATCGGTCCGCGAGTCGCAGACCACAACCGCATCCACCCCGGCGGCATCGGCCGTGCGCAGGAGCGCGCCCAGATTGCCGGGCTTTTCGACCGCCTCCGCCACCAGCACGAGCGCCGGGTGGTCCAGACCCGCCAGCCGCGCCTGCAGGTCGGCCAAAGGGCGTTCCTGACTGATGGCGACCGCCAACAGACCGTCGGGCCCTTCGCGGTAGCAAACCTTGTCGAAGGCCTCGGGCGAGAGCTGGACGACTTCCGCGCCCTTGTCTTCCGCCCGCTCGACCACCGTCAACGCGTCCAACTCGTTCTGCGCCGGAGCCTTGAAGCGCTCGGGACAAAAGAAAACGGTCTCCAGCGGCCAGCTGCATTCGAGGGCACGCGTTACCTCGCGCCGTCCTTCGATGAGAAAACGCTCCTGCCGCCGCCGGTGGCGGGCATCGCCCAACCGCACGAGGTTTTTCACGCGCGGATTTTGTACGCTCTGGATGTTGGCAAAGGCCATGGAAGCGGGCATTCAGGCACAGCCCCGCCACGGCTTCAAGGCAATGATGCTCCGGGCAGTGGGATACCACACGATCAAAACCGGCTCGTTAACCTCTTGAAGGAAAAGATCGGGGCTTGAGTGGCGTGAATTTCCGCTTGCCGAGCCCATAGGACATGATTTTGAGTAAATAATGGAGCCTGCATCCGAGCCAATTGCCGTCGATCAAGAGTTCTATATGAACGCGGAGGCGTTTTTCCGGGCCAACCGGAACATCGGCCTGACTTACGACGACATCACCCTGGCAACCCGTTACAGCGAAGTGCTGCCGCGCTTCACCGCGCTGGACCAATCGCTGTCTGACCGGCTGACGCTGCACATCCCGCTGATCTCGGCGGACATGGACACGGTGACGGAGGCAAACATGGCAGCCGCCATGGCCCGCAACGGCGGCCTCGGCCTGATCCACTACAACATGGCCGAGCGCGACCAGCTGCGCGAAGTCGCCCGGGTCAAGAACGACGTGCACGGCCTGATTCAGGAGCCCATCACCGTCCGCCACGACATCCTGGTGGCCGACGTGCTCGATATGATCGAGGAAAAGGGCTACAAGTTCCGCACCTTCCCGGTGGTGGACGAAGACAACACCTTCCTCGGCCTGCTCCGGGGCCGCGTGGTCCGCGAACGCTATCACGACAAAAAGGTGTCCGATGCCATGACCCCGGCCAGCGACGTCTTTACCGTGCTGGATCGCGACATCGCCGACGGCCCGATCGAAGCCGCCGACCGCTTTTTCACCAAGCACATGGGCATCCATAAGCTCATCGTGCTCAACGACAAGGGCCAGCTGAAGGGCCTCTTTACCCTTAGCGACATCGAGCGCATCCGCGAAGAAGAGCGCGCGACCGTCAAGCCGGCCCGCGACGCCAAGTTTCGCCTGATCTGCGGTGCCGCCATGGGGATCTGGCGCAAGGCCGACGGCTCGCTCGATACCGACCGTATCCTCGGCCATGGCCACAACCTCGTGAAAGAGGGCGTCGATGCGTTTGCCGTCTCCACCGCGCACGGCCACAGCCGGGGCGTGGGCGAGATGGTGCGCCTGTTGCGCGACGAGTTCCCCGAAATGACGCTGATCGCCGGTAACGTGACCAGCGCCGAGGGGGTCGAATTCCTCGCCAGCTGCGGAGCCGATGCGATCAAGATCGGTCAGGGCCCCGGCTCGATCTGCACCACCCGCATCGTCGCGGGCGTGGGCATCCCGCAGCTCACCGCACTCTTTGTCGCCAGCCGAGCCGCGCAAAAGCTGGGCGTGCGCATCATCGCCGACGGTGGCATTACCAAGAGCGGCGACATGGTGAAGGCGCTCACGCTGGCCGACTTTGTGATGGCGGGCGGCCTCTTCGCCGGTTGCCGCGAAGCGCCCGGCGCGATCATCGAGATCAACGGCAAGTTCTACAAGCAATACCGCGGCATGGGCAGCCACGCGGCCATGAAGGCTGGCAGTGCGGCCCGTTACGGCCACGAAAAGGTGACCCGCAAGGGCGACAAGGTGGCCGCCGAGGGCATCGAAGCATTGAAGGAGCTTTCCGGCACGCTCGACGACACGCTTTACGAACTCGTGGGCGGCGTCCAGAGCGGCATGGGCTACCTCGGTGCCCGCAACCTCGTCGAGC
It encodes:
- a CDS encoding hotdog domain-containing protein, whose protein sequence is MRAVKALPARATIRLSQRPLARSALAKSAPGRCSRAMLPEHAPAFTFQAEVFYDQFDAQMILHHPQYLVLVERAQQAWVEHVLEAPRFDWENFPDMYLVARRVEIDFLGSVAKPGHVLVDLWCLQLRAAKWKVGFRLRSEDGHAVYAQGHRLNCKVAPETHQPRLWSDRFQECMGALVAR
- a CDS encoding ion transporter, which gives rise to MKRDADGRILLGRWDYAMQTLIVLNLIAFAFETQPNLPEPWPVIFDNFELVTVILFTGEYLFRLLMARPRSAYAFSFFGIIDLLAIVPYFFALGIDLRTLRAFRMLRLFSLVKLARYDRAIRRYHQAFKMIREELVLFGTAALIVLYLSSVGIYFCEHKAQPEKFASVFDSLWWAICTLTTVGYGDVYPITAGGRVFTFFVLMVGLGFITIPTGLFASALAKARDIG
- a CDS encoding radical SAM protein → MSQRQHVPTASAMVETAFARVGVDPFTAAFDLAASAHPPHGHGRSVQPTEAVELPFADWAPQLFEERQAAPLCLYLHVPFCRHRCAFCPFYRYQCYDGFSADYARLLRQDIALTAQALGEDLPRRRVDAVYFGGGTPSDLEGNDLAAVMADLKARHGIDARTEITVEGRFRDFTPEKAAAWVGAGANRFSLGLQSSDERLRRRLGRLAGRDEIRRVIADLSATGALVIVDLIFGLPGQTIAMLEEDIRFLAEETTIDGLDLYELKQFPGSPLAKMLETGRLPAAPVQTERGRAYAAACAALAAQGFEHFTLQHWRRTPRERSLYNRLAKVDADLLPFGSGAGGRLGRLSIARDPALDGYRQALENGQIPARYRQTSENSQRSFPARLAGAVEDRTLPPISSWPESTLPWKAALLENWREAGLIESWPSTEEPVRLTAAGCYWAPHLQSLLTRLAMATR
- a CDS encoding RNA methyltransferase, which translates into the protein MAFANIQSVQNPRVKNLVRLGDARHRRRQERFLIEGRREVTRALECSWPLETVFFCPERFKAPAQNELDALTVVERAEDKGAEVVQLSPEAFDKVCYREGPDGLLAVAISQERPLADLQARLAGLDHPALVLVAEAVEKPGNLGALLRTADAAGVDAVVVCDSRTDLFNPNAIRASQGAIFSLPCYLAETRDLRPLLREAGIVPVATTPRAEKTIWEQDLRQPIALVLGAEDIGLSEDWLDGQTLTAKLPMRGVTDSLNVSVAAALVIFEAVRQRSV
- a CDS encoding IMP dehydrogenase, producing MEPASEPIAVDQEFYMNAEAFFRANRNIGLTYDDITLATRYSEVLPRFTALDQSLSDRLTLHIPLISADMDTVTEANMAAAMARNGGLGLIHYNMAERDQLREVARVKNDVHGLIQEPITVRHDILVADVLDMIEEKGYKFRTFPVVDEDNTFLGLLRGRVVRERYHDKKVSDAMTPASDVFTVLDRDIADGPIEAADRFFTKHMGIHKLIVLNDKGQLKGLFTLSDIERIREEERATVKPARDAKFRLICGAAMGIWRKADGSLDTDRILGHGHNLVKEGVDAFAVSTAHGHSRGVGEMVRLLRDEFPEMTLIAGNVTSAEGVEFLASCGADAIKIGQGPGSICTTRIVAGVGIPQLTALFVASRAAQKLGVRIIADGGITKSGDMVKALTLADFVMAGGLFAGCREAPGAIIEINGKFYKQYRGMGSHAAMKAGSAARYGHEKVTRKGDKVAAEGIEALKELSGTLDDTLYELVGGVQSGMGYLGARNLVELKQRARYIRVSPAGMRESAPHDVIEVKTTKED